One Alligator mississippiensis isolate rAllMis1 chromosome 1, rAllMis1, whole genome shotgun sequence genomic window carries:
- the LOC132248463 gene encoding uncharacterized protein LOC132248463 — translation MCSVGGWDPHPKKSWGAHGAARAHTRSPARARTPHPRHCGEGRLQPAGPGRAGPGTAGGGGRSPAWPGPARPVRSPRGAGLPPLCCPPAAGLGAGQRRGRGRGRGRAGGGRSRGGARPQPPRRPRPCAARDLPGSSRHPGGSGPPPAALPRLPRGVAGAARAGQGPRPACVRVCACIFPHAGTRVCVSPFCMCMSVYMCLCVHACACVCVHVRACLCICACVLMCVRVHACAFVCACLCAFIHACACVHESVCVHVCACMAACACLRVHVCCLCMRACLHAYMHVCVHALLCMCVCLSACVSVFMAEEYICVCVHVQRVSAYSALLSACVRECMHLCSWHGERVNVSSCRVSREHTCLCVRACVCVCIHGRENMCVSACPCAERWCVMKDTCPRR, via the coding sequence ATGTGCAGCGTTGGGGGCTGGGATCCCCACCCCAAGAAGAGTTGGGGTGCACACGGGGCAGCGCGCGCCCACACCCGGAGCCCGGCCCGAgcccgcaccccccacccccggcactgCGGGGAAGGGCGTTTGcagccggccgggccgggccgggccgggccgggcactgCGGGAGGCGGCGGTCGCAGCCCCgcttggcccggcccggcccggcccgtgcgctccccccgcggggccgggctccctcccctctgctgcccgccGGCTGCGGGGCTCGGAGCGGggcagcgccggggccggggccggggccggggccgggcaggagGCGGCCGGAGCAGAGGGGGAGCCCGGCCGCAGCCGccccgccgcccccggccctgcgcCGCCCGCGAcctgccgggctcttcccggcaccCCGGGGGCTCCGGGCCTCCGCCGGCCgcgctgcccaggctgccccggggggtggcgggggccGCCCGCGCCGGACAAGGACCCCGGCctgcgtgtgtgcgcgtgtgtgcatgcatattccCGCACGCGGGCACGAGGGTGTGCGTCTCTCCATTCTGTATGTGCATGTCAGTgtacatgtgtctgtgcgtgcatgcatgtgcgtgtgtctgcgtgcatgtgcgtgcatgtctgtgcatatgtgcatgtgtgttgatgtgtgtgcgtgtgcatgcatgtgcatttgtgtgtgcatgtctgtgtgcattcatacatgcatgtgcctgtgtgcatgagtctgtgtgtgtgcatgtgtgcgcatgcatggctgcatgtgcctgcctgcgtgtgcatgtatgctgtttgtgcatgcgtgcatgtctgcatgcatacatgcatgtgtgtgtgcatgcgctcctctgcatgtgcgtgtgcctgtctgcatgtgtgtctgtgttcatggcagaagagtatatttgtgtctgtgtccatgtgcagagagtgagtgcctACAGTGCGctcctgtctgcatgtgtgcgtgagtgcatgcatctgtgttcatggcatggagagcgtgttaatgtgtcCTCATGCAGAGTGAGTAGAGAGCACACCTGTCtctgcgtgcgtgcatgtgtatgtgtctgtattcatggcagggagaatatgtgtgtgtctgcgtgcccatgtgcagagagatggtgcGTCATGAAGGACACGTGCCCACGGCGGTGA